In a single window of the Coriobacteriia bacterium genome:
- a CDS encoding zinc metallopeptidase, producing the protein MFIFDSSYLLIIIAAMVLGGLTQAFINSSYRRFSRVPVATGQTGAEVAREMLDGAGLHHVGIEMVPGRLTDHYDPRSKVLRLSRDVYMGRSVAAAGVASHEAGHAVQHAHAFAAASLRQALVPTAQLGSTVAPWLIFGGFFMRAGGLITIGVALFAAAVLFQLVTLPVEFDASRRAMASLATGNRLPGEQVSGARRVLTAAALTYVAAALIAVMQLVYFLGLSRRS; encoded by the coding sequence ATGTTCATCTTCGACTCGTCGTATCTGCTCATCATCATCGCGGCCATGGTGCTGGGAGGCCTCACGCAGGCCTTCATCAACTCGTCGTACCGGCGATTCAGCCGCGTTCCGGTGGCCACGGGCCAGACCGGCGCGGAGGTGGCGCGCGAGATGCTCGACGGGGCGGGTCTGCACCACGTCGGCATCGAGATGGTGCCCGGCAGGCTGACCGACCACTACGACCCGCGCTCCAAGGTGCTGCGGCTCTCGCGCGACGTGTACATGGGGCGGAGCGTCGCGGCCGCGGGCGTGGCTTCCCACGAGGCCGGACATGCGGTTCAGCACGCGCACGCGTTCGCGGCGGCCTCGCTGCGTCAGGCGCTGGTCCCGACGGCGCAGCTGGGGTCGACCGTGGCGCCGTGGCTGATCTTCGGCGGCTTCTTCATGCGCGCCGGCGGGTTGATCACGATCGGCGTGGCGCTGTTCGCCGCCGCGGTGTTGTTCCAGCTCGTGACGTTGCCGGTCGAGTTCGACGCCTCGCGGCGTGCGATGGCTTCGCTGGCCACCGGCAACCGTCTGCCCGGCGAGCAGGTCTCCGGAGCGCGCAGGGTGCTCACCGCCGCGGCGCTCACCTACGTGGCCGCGGCGCTCATCGCCGTGATGCAGCTGGTGTACTTCCTGGGCCTGTCCCGACGCAGCTGA
- a CDS encoding histidine triad nucleotide-binding protein, with amino-acid sequence MEGCVFCMIVGGEIPSRKVYEDDRVYAFDDITPQAPIHVLIVPKEHHSDLADDVSVELMGRIFSSVPEIARIKGLDDAGYRVVVNNGEDAGQTVGHLHVHVLGGRRMSHGMVEFAGE; translated from the coding sequence ATGGAGGGGTGCGTGTTCTGCATGATCGTCGGAGGCGAGATCCCCTCGCGGAAGGTGTACGAGGACGATCGGGTCTACGCGTTCGACGACATAACGCCTCAGGCGCCCATCCACGTCCTCATCGTCCCCAAAGAGCATCACTCCGACCTCGCCGACGACGTCTCCGTGGAACTGATGGGCCGCATCTTCTCCTCAGTGCCGGAGATCGCCCGGATCAAAGGCCTTGATGACGCGGGTTATCGCGTGGTGGTCAACAACGGCGAGGATGCCGGCCAGACCGTCGGCCACCTGCACGTGCACGTCCTCGGCGGCCGCCGCATGTCGCACGGGATGGTGGAGTTCGCGGGCGAGTGA
- the xseB gene encoding exodeoxyribonuclease VII small subunit has product MPFGAALDELERIVSALECGELDLEESMRRYERGVALLRALQTRLADAQQRVTTLIGELEPEDAAEADRAE; this is encoded by the coding sequence ATGCCCTTCGGGGCCGCGCTGGACGAACTGGAGCGCATCGTGAGCGCTCTGGAGTGCGGCGAACTGGACCTGGAGGAGAGCATGCGCCGCTACGAGCGGGGCGTGGCGCTGCTGCGGGCCCTGCAGACACGGCTGGCGGACGCGCAGCAGCGCGTCACCACCCTCATCGGAGAGCTGGAGCCCGAGGATGCCGCGGAGGCCGATCGAGCAGAGTGA
- a CDS encoding GNAT family N-acetyltransferase: protein MTARIIEAHSGPALHAVRALFTEYADWLGFSLDFQGFEDELARLPGEYRPPRGRLLLARADGSGVGCVALRPLEDRSCEMKRLYVAPSARGRGIGRLLVQRVVSLAEEIGYDHMMLDTLSARMPAAIALYESVGFERVAAYRHNPFEDAVYLRLRLT, encoded by the coding sequence ATGACTGCCCGCATCATCGAGGCGCACTCGGGCCCGGCTCTGCACGCCGTGCGGGCGCTGTTCACGGAGTACGCGGACTGGCTCGGCTTCTCGCTTGACTTCCAGGGGTTCGAGGACGAACTCGCCCGCCTTCCCGGCGAGTACCGGCCTCCTCGCGGCCGGCTCCTCCTCGCGAGAGCCGATGGGAGCGGCGTCGGCTGTGTCGCCCTGCGGCCCCTGGAAGACCGTTCGTGCGAGATGAAGCGCCTCTACGTGGCGCCTTCGGCGCGCGGCCGGGGGATCGGACGACTGCTCGTCCAGCGCGTCGTCTCCCTGGCCGAGGAGATCGGCTACGACCATATGATGCTCGACACGCTGTCCGCGCGCATGCCCGCGGCGATCGCTCTGTACGAGTCCGTCGGGTTCGAGCGCGTCGCGGCGTATCGGCACAACCCGTTCGAGGACGCCGTCTACCTGCGCCTTCGACTGACATGA
- a CDS encoding diguanylate cyclase produces the protein MPRRPIEQSEAPDPAALTERRIRLSLLLGAGAVALALTATFVLFQWRTEQLLRGAVPLSPLEVEQAVASGRRLTALALAGSLVTLLFVLYLIITRLLEAVLRAERRLVQLATHDALTGLVNRRVALQRLHEELLRSDRERRSLAVLMVDLDRFKDVNDSLGHAVGDATLVAAGYALSSEAREYDVVARLGGEEFLVLLPGTDSQVARGVAERMRRRVAEMTSAAVPELAEAVTASVGVAVHVPGDTEEADGVLARADRAMYAAKRRGRDCVMVA, from the coding sequence ATGCCGCGGAGGCCGATCGAGCAGAGTGAGGCGCCGGACCCGGCTGCCCTCACCGAGAGGCGCATCCGCCTGAGCCTGCTGCTCGGAGCGGGTGCCGTGGCGCTCGCGCTGACGGCGACGTTCGTCTTGTTCCAGTGGCGCACCGAACAGCTCCTGCGCGGCGCCGTCCCGCTGTCTCCCCTCGAGGTCGAGCAGGCGGTCGCGAGCGGTCGGCGTCTGACGGCCCTGGCGCTCGCCGGCTCGCTGGTGACGCTGCTGTTCGTGCTCTATCTCATCATCACGCGCTTGCTCGAGGCCGTGCTGCGTGCGGAGCGCCGACTGGTCCAGCTCGCCACGCACGACGCGCTGACCGGTCTTGTCAACCGCAGGGTCGCGCTGCAGCGTCTGCACGAGGAGCTCTTGCGTTCGGATCGAGAGCGCCGGTCGCTGGCGGTGCTGATGGTGGACCTCGACCGTTTCAAGGACGTGAACGACTCACTCGGCCACGCCGTGGGCGATGCGACGCTGGTGGCCGCGGGCTACGCTCTCAGCTCCGAGGCGCGCGAGTACGACGTGGTCGCTCGGCTCGGCGGCGAGGAGTTCCTCGTGCTCCTTCCGGGTACCGACTCCCAGGTCGCCCGCGGCGTCGCCGAACGCATGCGGCGCCGCGTGGCGGAGATGACTTCGGCCGCGGTTCCGGAGCTGGCCGAGGCGGTGACCGCGAGTGTGGGAGTCGCAGTGCACGTCCCTGGGGACACCGAGGAGGCCGACGGGGTGCTCGCACGCGCCGACCGCGCGATGTACGCGGCCAAGCGGCGCGGGCGCGATTGCGTGATGGTAGCCTGA
- a CDS encoding diacylglycerol kinase has protein sequence MRILVVQNLRAGPGSAGIYDYVHALGRQGVEVVMRFLSEDDGAGTLLADAGRFDRIVAGGGDGTVSAVAYELRETGTPLVIYPAGTANLVAMNLRMPADPLALARTTLEGPVVKVDMGEMACAGLEGGVCRPTGFLMAAGAGFDASIMEGARSLKAGLGAGAYLVAALQNLTPTVSAFTLDLDGRVIETEGIAVLILNFARIQFDLAVTHDSDAQDGLFEVVVLHTKTAVGLIPAIWGALLDRLAGNHPDRSPSFEIHAARRMRVTADPPLPVQYDGEAIRATTPLDAVVLPAAATLVVPPGAADEAGRLSPA, from the coding sequence TTGCGCATCCTCGTCGTTCAGAACCTGCGCGCCGGCCCCGGCAGCGCGGGCATCTACGACTACGTGCACGCACTGGGACGGCAGGGCGTCGAGGTCGTCATGCGCTTCCTCTCCGAGGACGACGGCGCCGGCACCCTGCTCGCCGACGCCGGCCGTTTCGACCGCATCGTCGCGGGAGGAGGCGACGGGACGGTCTCGGCCGTGGCCTACGAGCTGCGCGAGACCGGCACCCCTCTCGTCATCTATCCCGCGGGCACGGCCAACCTCGTGGCGATGAACCTGCGCATGCCGGCGGACCCCTTGGCCCTGGCCAGGACGACGCTGGAGGGACCGGTCGTGAAGGTCGACATGGGCGAGATGGCGTGCGCGGGGCTGGAGGGCGGCGTGTGCCGCCCCACCGGCTTCCTCATGGCCGCGGGCGCGGGCTTCGACGCATCGATCATGGAGGGCGCACGCAGCCTCAAGGCCGGCCTCGGCGCCGGAGCGTACCTGGTCGCGGCGCTGCAGAACCTGACGCCCACCGTTTCGGCGTTCACCCTGGACCTGGACGGCCGCGTGATCGAGACCGAGGGGATCGCGGTGCTCATCCTCAACTTCGCGCGCATCCAGTTCGACCTCGCCGTCACCCACGACAGCGACGCCCAGGATGGGCTGTTCGAGGTAGTCGTGCTGCACACCAAGACGGCGGTAGGGCTCATTCCGGCGATCTGGGGGGCGCTGCTCGACCGCCTCGCCGGAAACCATCCGGACCGGTCGCCGAGCTTCGAGATCCACGCAGCCAGGCGAATGCGCGTGACCGCCGACCCCCCGCTGCCCGTCCAGTACGACGGCGAGGCGATCCGGGCGACCACGCCACTGGACGCCGTCGTGCTGCCCGCGGCGGCGACCCTCGTCGTACCGCCGGGCGCGGCCGACGAGGCGGGGCGCCTTTCCCCGGCGTAG
- the xseA gene encoding exodeoxyribonuclease VII large subunit, whose product MADTRALTVSEAMGLAKRALEGVRVRVLGEVSELADKPGYKAVYFTVADGGACMPCLMWRDAYERSGVRLRLGEMVQVAGAFTAYAPKGRMQFQVSALEPAGEGVLRMRVAQLARELESQGLMRPERKRPLPAHASRIGVVTSPRGKAVHDVIRTLRRRYPVAEVLLAGVAVEGPDAAVSIVEGLRVVAAAGAEVVVLGRGGGSYEDLMPFNAEAVARAVAACPVPVVTGIGHEPDTTIADMVADVRASTPTAAAEAAAPSGEEIGRGMAHLSRRLGRGLERRLSDASHAVRLLVRRPVFVDPAVALARQAQSLDAAADALSAALPLRLARDTERLQRARERLAVSGRRAVERAADRAAVTAARLNDLSPLAILGRGYALCYRADGRTVLRSSAEVGAGERVRVRLAEGVLGCVVEGSEE is encoded by the coding sequence ATGGCCGATACGCGCGCGCTGACCGTATCCGAGGCGATGGGGCTGGCGAAGCGCGCTCTGGAGGGCGTCCGGGTGAGGGTGCTCGGCGAGGTGTCGGAGCTGGCCGACAAGCCGGGGTACAAGGCGGTCTACTTCACCGTCGCCGACGGGGGCGCCTGTATGCCGTGCCTGATGTGGCGGGACGCCTACGAGAGGTCGGGCGTGCGGCTGCGCCTCGGCGAGATGGTGCAGGTCGCCGGAGCGTTCACCGCCTACGCACCGAAGGGCCGGATGCAGTTCCAGGTCTCCGCGCTGGAGCCCGCGGGGGAGGGCGTCCTCCGGATGCGGGTCGCGCAGCTCGCGCGCGAGCTGGAGTCGCAGGGGCTGATGCGCCCGGAGCGCAAGCGGCCGCTTCCGGCGCACGCGAGCAGGATCGGGGTGGTGACCTCCCCGCGCGGCAAGGCCGTTCACGATGTCATCCGTACTCTGCGGCGTCGCTATCCGGTCGCGGAGGTCCTGCTGGCGGGCGTGGCGGTCGAGGGACCCGACGCGGCCGTGTCGATCGTCGAGGGGCTGCGCGTCGTCGCTGCGGCAGGTGCCGAGGTCGTGGTGCTTGGGCGCGGCGGCGGCAGCTACGAGGACCTCATGCCGTTCAACGCGGAGGCCGTGGCCCGCGCGGTCGCGGCTTGCCCCGTGCCGGTCGTCACCGGCATCGGGCACGAGCCCGACACCACGATCGCGGACATGGTGGCCGACGTCCGCGCCTCGACCCCTACCGCCGCCGCCGAGGCGGCCGCTCCATCCGGCGAGGAGATCGGGCGCGGCATGGCGCACCTCTCCCGAAGGCTCGGACGCGGGCTGGAGCGCCGCTTGTCCGACGCCTCGCACGCCGTGCGCCTGCTGGTCCGGCGGCCGGTGTTCGTGGACCCCGCCGTGGCGCTGGCGCGGCAGGCGCAATCGCTGGACGCGGCGGCGGACGCGCTGTCCGCGGCACTGCCGCTGCGCCTCGCCCGCGACACGGAGCGCCTGCAGCGGGCGAGGGAGCGGCTCGCGGTCTCGGGCCGTCGGGCGGTGGAGCGCGCCGCCGACCGTGCCGCGGTCACGGCCGCGAGGCTGAACGACCTCTCGCCGCTGGCCATCCTCGGGAGGGGCTACGCTCTGTGCTACAGGGCCGACGGCCGCACCGTGCTGCGGTCCTCGGCGGAGGTCGGCGCCGGAGAGCGTGTGCGGGTCAGACTCGCCGAGGGCGTCTTGGGTTGCGTCGTCGAGGGTTCGGAGGAGTAG
- the rnd gene encoding ribonuclease D produces the protein MYVTDVGGLRELVERVRPAGIVGFDTEFLRERTYYARLCLVQVATDDVTAIVDPLALDDLAPLLEVLADPDVLKVVHAGSQDVEIFYHQAGVVPAPLFDTQLAATLAGFPSQVGYSNIVKELLSAELHKTETFTDWSRRPLSAEQVAYALDDVRYLPDVYRRLRERLEREGRLGWLEPQLKHLADPASYEVRPEEQYRRIKRLGALKPRQLGVLLKLAAWREREAMRRDVPRRWVLGDDALYEIARRAPVDERQLASIRGVGDKAAREARRGLLDAVRQGLAMPEDELPRVKRRGRPLRDVEGAVDLMAALVRLRARERSVALPQLATRKELELLAQGEGEASGLLAGWKREMIGEELVDLLEGRLRLAVRDGALVVERLERGADAG, from the coding sequence TTGTACGTAACGGACGTCGGAGGATTGCGCGAGCTGGTGGAGCGCGTCAGGCCCGCCGGCATCGTCGGGTTCGATACGGAGTTCCTTCGCGAGCGCACCTACTACGCGCGCCTGTGCCTCGTGCAGGTGGCGACCGACGACGTCACCGCGATCGTGGACCCGCTCGCCCTCGACGACCTCGCGCCGCTCCTGGAGGTGCTCGCCGACCCCGATGTGCTCAAGGTGGTCCACGCCGGTTCGCAGGACGTGGAGATCTTCTACCACCAGGCGGGCGTGGTCCCGGCGCCGCTGTTCGACACCCAGCTCGCCGCGACGCTGGCCGGCTTCCCCTCTCAGGTGGGGTACAGCAACATCGTCAAGGAGCTCCTAAGCGCGGAGTTGCACAAGACCGAGACCTTCACCGACTGGTCGCGCCGTCCGCTCTCCGCCGAGCAGGTGGCCTACGCGCTGGACGATGTGCGGTATCTGCCCGACGTCTACAGGCGGCTTCGCGAGCGGCTGGAGCGCGAGGGGCGGCTGGGTTGGCTCGAACCCCAGCTGAAGCACCTCGCGGACCCTGCCAGCTACGAGGTTCGCCCCGAGGAGCAGTACCGGCGCATCAAGCGCCTGGGCGCGCTCAAGCCGCGCCAGCTAGGCGTTCTGCTGAAGCTCGCGGCGTGGCGCGAGCGCGAGGCGATGCGCCGCGACGTGCCGCGGCGATGGGTCCTGGGCGACGACGCGCTGTACGAGATCGCCCGAAGGGCGCCCGTCGACGAGCGCCAGCTCGCCTCGATCCGCGGGGTGGGCGACAAGGCCGCGCGCGAGGCGAGGCGCGGGCTCCTCGACGCCGTGAGGCAGGGCCTGGCCATGCCCGAGGACGAGCTGCCGCGCGTGAAGCGCAGGGGGCGGCCGCTTCGCGACGTCGAGGGAGCCGTCGACCTGATGGCGGCGCTCGTGCGGCTGCGCGCCAGGGAGCGCTCGGTCGCGCTGCCGCAGCTTGCCACGCGCAAGGAGCTCGAGTTGCTGGCACAGGGCGAGGGCGAGGCCAGCGGATTGCTGGCGGGATGGAAGCGGGAGATGATCGGCGAGGAGCTCGTCGACCTGCTGGAGGGACGGCTGCGACTCGCGGTGCGCGACGGGGCGCTGGTCGTCGAGCGGCTCGAACGCGGGGCGGACGCAGGGTAG
- a CDS encoding NINE protein: MVAGVLGILLGGLGVHKFYLGYTTEGLIMAVVWLLGWLTAGLVSFAVSIVGLIEGIIYLTKTDQDFHDTYVANKKAWF, translated from the coding sequence ATCGTGGCCGGTGTCCTCGGCATACTGCTTGGCGGCCTGGGCGTGCACAAGTTCTACCTCGGCTACACGACCGAGGGGCTCATCATGGCGGTCGTCTGGCTCCTCGGGTGGCTGACGGCGGGCCTCGTGTCCTTCGCGGTGAGCATCGTCGGCCTGATAGAAGGCATCATCTACCTCACCAAGACCGACCAGGACTTCCACGATACGTACGTCGCGAACAAGAAGGCGTGGTTCTAG
- a CDS encoding YncE family protein, with protein sequence MRCSRLGRALLGSLVIAAIVAVSPAVLGAESVVATVPVGINPTAVATNPMTHKAYVANYYGDSVSVIDGVSQSVVATIPMPMTFLAVPNAILVDFLAASPTAYVANFWSDKLAIIDEASLTVTKTVDLAGVHASGPRALALNPSSSPAKLYVANYGADTVGVHDAATGELVKEIPVGQRPRALAVFASAERERVYVANRLGDSVTVIDGKTDEVVATVATGEAPKNIAVHPSTGTAYVTNEAAHTVSVIDDSDSVVANVSVGQRPVGLAVDPSAGRVFVANHSSDSVSVIDTATNGVVETLAVGAGPWQVALDAVTGKAFVTCYTSNQLAIIDGSLSVSLLDVGTQPFGVAIDAAFDPPKEYVTNWGDWTVSIIGGSASAMGGAPLLPRAHAAEAVQPVEVTIDEVAQTPSGYSVSGTASDLRAPYVSNVVAVFVKLDGAEEWMRAAIVEGAATPSVTWRAAVGGADPTGRLLQVAVVDQASAAVNCGEVGAASTSGLFGALVSLPVAPSVDDEAPAVSAPEVEPAKVKAGRDLTVRATADDTALGDSAIASMSYRVDDGAWQPMLAEDGAFDSPSETAIATAAALLPAGYHTVTVSATDAAGNTAVSAPTAFRVVGNLPKAQKLER encoded by the coding sequence ATGAGATGCAGCCGCCTCGGACGAGCGCTCCTCGGATCGCTCGTCATCGCCGCGATCGTGGCCGTGTCCCCCGCCGTCCTCGGCGCGGAATCCGTAGTGGCGACCGTGCCCGTGGGGATCAACCCGACGGCGGTGGCGACCAATCCGATGACGCACAAGGCCTACGTCGCCAACTACTACGGGGACTCGGTCTCGGTGATCGACGGCGTGTCGCAGAGCGTGGTAGCGACGATCCCGATGCCCATGACCTTCCTCGCGGTGCCCAACGCGATCCTGGTCGACTTCCTGGCGGCCTCCCCGACGGCCTACGTGGCGAACTTCTGGTCGGACAAGCTCGCCATCATCGATGAGGCATCCCTCACCGTCACCAAGACCGTAGACCTGGCGGGCGTGCATGCGTCCGGTCCCCGTGCGCTCGCCCTCAACCCCTCGAGCAGCCCGGCGAAGCTCTACGTCGCGAACTACGGCGCGGACACCGTGGGCGTGCACGACGCGGCGACCGGCGAGCTCGTCAAGGAGATCCCTGTCGGTCAGCGACCGCGCGCGCTCGCGGTCTTCGCGAGCGCCGAGCGCGAGCGCGTCTACGTCGCCAACCGCTTGGGCGACAGCGTCACGGTCATCGACGGGAAGACGGATGAGGTGGTCGCCACGGTCGCCACCGGCGAGGCGCCGAAGAACATCGCGGTGCACCCGTCGACCGGTACCGCGTACGTCACGAACGAGGCCGCCCACACGGTGTCGGTGATCGACGACTCCGACAGCGTGGTGGCGAACGTGTCCGTCGGGCAGCGTCCGGTCGGCCTGGCCGTGGACCCCTCGGCGGGACGAGTGTTCGTCGCCAACCACTCCTCGGACAGCGTGAGCGTGATAGATACCGCCACCAACGGCGTCGTCGAGACGCTGGCGGTGGGGGCAGGCCCGTGGCAGGTGGCCCTCGACGCGGTCACCGGCAAGGCGTTCGTGACCTGCTACACATCCAACCAGCTCGCGATCATCGACGGCTCGCTGTCCGTGTCGCTCCTCGACGTGGGGACCCAGCCGTTCGGCGTCGCGATCGACGCGGCGTTCGACCCGCCTAAGGAGTACGTCACGAACTGGGGCGACTGGACGGTCTCGATCATCGGGGGCTCGGCGAGCGCGATGGGCGGAGCGCCCCTGCTGCCCCGGGCGCATGCTGCGGAGGCGGTGCAGCCGGTGGAGGTGACGATCGACGAGGTCGCGCAGACCCCTTCGGGCTACAGCGTCTCCGGCACCGCCAGCGATCTGCGCGCGCCGTACGTCTCCAACGTCGTCGCGGTGTTCGTGAAGCTCGACGGCGCCGAGGAGTGGATGCGGGCGGCGATCGTCGAGGGCGCCGCCACGCCTTCCGTGACCTGGCGCGCGGCGGTCGGAGGGGCGGACCCCACGGGGAGGCTCCTGCAGGTCGCCGTCGTCGACCAGGCCAGCGCCGCCGTCAACTGCGGCGAAGTCGGCGCCGCGAGCACGAGCGGGCTGTTCGGCGCCCTGGTCAGCCTGCCGGTCGCCCCGTCGGTCGATGACGAAGCGCCGGCCGTGTCGGCGCCGGAGGTCGAACCGGCGAAGGTGAAGGCGGGGCGGGATCTCACCGTCCGTGCCACAGCCGACGACACCGCTCTCGGCGATTCCGCCATCGCCTCGATGTCCTATCGGGTCGACGACGGCGCATGGCAGCCGATGCTCGCCGAGGACGGAGCGTTCGACTCGCCCTCGGAGACGGCGATCGCGACCGCGGCGGCACTGCTGCCGGCGGGCTACCACACGGTGACGGTCTCGGCCACGGATGCCGCGGGCAACACAGCCGTATCGGCCCCGACCGCCTTCCGCGTCGTCGGGAACCTCCCGAAGGCACAGAAGCTCGAGCGGTAG